A region of the Anaerobiospirillum thomasii genome:
CGTTGCCAGAGGCGCAAGTCAGCTTCTCTACAATCTCCTCGCCGGCTAAGGTTGAGGCCTCAACTGCCTTTGGATCAAGCTTCTTGAGCACAGCCTTCTGCTTGGCATTGGCAGGGGCATCTACTCTGTTATATAAAGGTGCGCCATATTTATCTGTAAGTGCCTTATAGTGCTCGGCAGGATCCTTGCCAGTTACTGCAAGAATCTCGGCTGATAATAAAGCTGCAATAATACCGTCTTTATCAGTTGTCCAGACAGAACCATCCTTGCGCAGGAAGGAGGCACCGGCACTCTCCTCACAGCCAAAGGCCAGAGAGCCGTCAAACAGACCAGGTACAAACCACTTAAAGCCTACAGGTACTTCATAGGCTTTGCGGCCTAAACCTTCAGCCACCCTGTTCATCATGGAGGATGACACTACAGTCTTGCCGACCATGGCGCCTGCAGGCCAGTTGTCACGATGGGTATAGATATAGTTGATGGCAGCAGACAGATAATGATTTGGATTCATAAGACCTGAGTGGCAGACAATACCGTGACGGTCATAGTCAGGATCATTGCCAAAGGCAATATCAAAATTATCCTTAAGGGCAATAAGGCCTGCCATGGCATACGGACTTGAGCAGTCCATACGGATCTTGCCATCTTTATCAAGACACATGAAGGAGAAGGTTGGATCAACCTTGTAATTTACTACCTTGATATTAAGTTTGTACTTGTCGGCAATTCTGTCCCAGTAGAAAAGACCTGAGCCGCCAAGAGGATCAACTCCAATGCTTATGCCAGACTTACTTATAGCCTCAAGATCAAGTACGCTGCCAAGATCGTCAATATACTCACCTAGCATGTCATGTTCTTTGACATTGGAGAGTTTTACAGCCTTAGCATATGGAATTCTTTTTACGCCGTTTAAATTGTTTTTAATAAGCTCATTGGCTCTGTCCTGTACCCATGATGTAATCTCGGTACCGGCAGGACCGCCGTCGGTTGGATTGTATTTAAAGCCGCCGTCACATGGTGGATTGTGTGATGGGGTGATAACAATACCATCGGCAAGGCCAGCAGTACGGCCCCTGTTATAGGTTAAAATGGCATGGGAGATAGATGGGGTTGGGGTATAGCCATGATCCTTTTCAACGCGCAGCTCCACACCATTGGCACCTAAAACCTCGATGGCTGTGGCTAAGGCCGCCTCTGAGAGGGCGTGGGTATCCATACCGATAAATAAAGGACCTGTAATACCCTCTTTGGTTCTGTACTCGGCTATGGCCTGAGATATGGCAAGAATGTGGGTTTCAGTAAATGAGCCATTTAGTGAGGTACCACGGTGACCCGATGTACCAAAGCTTACCTGCTCTTCAGGATTTTCCATATCAGGACAATTTAAATAATAGGCAGCCATCAGACGTGGGATATTGGTCAGATCCTCATCACGGGCCTTTTTACCTGCAAATTCATGAAGTGCCATATGAAACCTCTAAAATTTTGTTTAAGTAATTTAAATTCAGATCTTTAATACCTAGATTGTACAAAATTTATCACTAAAAAATTATCTATTTTCATATCTTTTAAAAGATATGTGAACTGCCACTCTCAAAATGAAGGACACAGGATAGCCATGGATGTGGCTACTGTATTTAAAATGACTGGTCTTAGTAAGAATTTAGAGCGGTTTGACTGTAAAGCCTATTCTGAACAAAGGTGAAAAAAAAAAGATCCAGCAGACAGCTGGATCAGTTTAACTTAAAAGTGGCAGTTTATCTCAACTGCGCCTTTAATTTAAGTCAGGCTTAGCGGCCGTTTACAACCTTCTTTAATTCAGCGCCTGCTGTGAATGAAGGAGTCTTAGAGGCTGGAATCTGAATTACGTCACCGGTCTTAGGGTTACGGCCTTCACGTGACTTACGTTCTGTAACCTTGAAAGTACCAAAGCCAACTAATTGTACACGATCACCCTCGGTTAAAGCCTCGCCAATAGTCTCTAACAGCGCATCTAAAGCACGACGTGAGCCGGCCTGAGTTAAACCAGAACGCTTTGCGATCTCTTCAATTAACTGTGACTTATTCATAAAAATTTTCCTTTATTTTTGCAAATAACAAAACTGAAATTTTATAACTTATTGATTGCTGTAAATTTCATCACAACTTACCGTATTAATCAATACTTTAATGACAAAAGCGATTAAAAAAACTAACAGGAGCAGATTGTACAGAAAATTGTTATATTTTTACACCTAAAAACCAGCAAACTTGCAACAAATACCAATCTTATGCGCTTTATTATCGTGTTTACCGGACAAATATTATCTTTATTAAACTTTTTTTAAAAATCAGATGTGGATAAATATAGGCAAAAGGCTTAAAAAGTAGTCTTAATATAGTAAAATATAGGCCATCTTTTTTTATCGACTATCTACAGGAGAAAACCGGTCATGGTTGAGCCTCGCCCAATTAAAAGAGCTTTAATCAGTGTTTCAGACAAAACTGGCGTACTTGAATTTGCTAGAGCTTTAGCAGAACGCAATGTTGAGATTCTCTCAACAGGCGGTACTGCAAAACTGCTTGAAGAAAATGGCGTTGCTGTAACAGAGGTTTCAGATTACACCACATTCCCAGAGATGATGGATGGCAGATTAAAGACTCTGCATCCTATGATTCACGGTGGCATTCTTGGGCGTCGCGGTACAGATGAGGCCATTATGGCCGAGCATGGAATCAAGCCAATTGATCTGGTCTGCGTCAATCTCTATCCATTTGTAAAGACTGTTTCAGATCCTAACTGCTCACTTGAAAAGGCCATTGAGAATATTGATATTGGCGGTCCTACAATGGTCAGAGCCGCTGCCAAAAACCACAAGGATGTAGCTATTGTGGTCAATGCAGCAGATTATGGCAGCATCATTGAGTGCATGGATAAGAACAATATGTCCCTTACCTATGAGATGCGTTTTGATCTTGCCATCAAGGCCTATGAGCACACTGCAGCCTATGACGGTGCCATTGCCAACTACTTTGGTCTTAAAGCTCCTGATTATGGTATTGACGATGGTGCACAGCGTCACTTCCCACGTACTATAAATATGCAGTTTGTCAAACTGCAGAATATGCGCTATGGTGAAAACCCTCATCAGAATGCAGCCTTCTACAGGGATGTCAATGCCTCAGAGGCCTCCATTGCCACAGCCGTACAGCTGCAGGGCAAAGAGCTCTCTTACAACAATATTGCAGATACAGATGCTGCCATTGAGTGCGTCCGCGAATTTGACGCCCCATGCTGTGTTATTGTAAAACACGCCAATCCTTGCGGTGTAGCTATTGATAATGATCTGACCACTGCCTACAAAAAGGCATTTGCCTGTGACAGCGAGTCAGCCTTTGGCGGTATTATTGCCTTTAACAGAACCCTTGATGGCGCTACAGCCAAGGCCATTGTTGACAATCAGTTCTGTGAGGTTATTGTAGCTCCTGATGTAACAGATGAGGCCATTGAGGCTGTTGCTGTCAAAAAGAATATACGTCTTTTAAAGACAGGTTCACTTGATGAGCATCACAAGCGCATGGATATGAAGCGCGTCAACGGCGGTCTTTTGGTGCAGGATGCTGACATTGCCACTGTAGCCCTTGATGATCTTGAGGTAGTGACTGAGTGCAAACCTTCAAAGGATGAGCTTGATGAGCTGCTCTTTGCCTGGAAGGTATGCAAGTACACCAAATCCAATGCCATTGTCTACACCAAGGACAAGATGACTGTAGGTATTGGCTGCGGTCAGACCTCACGTGTCTTCTCTGCCCGTATTGCCAAGCTAAGAGCTGCAGATGCCTCCCTATCACTTGAGGGCGCCTGCCTGGCCTCTGATGCCTTCTTCCCGTTCAGAGACAGTATTGATGAGGCAGCCAAGGCCGGTATCAAGTGCATTATTCAGCCAGGCGGTTCAATACGCGATCAGGAAGTAATTGATGCTGCCAATGAGCATGGCATTGCCATGGTCTTTACCAGAATGCGTCACTTCCGCCACTAAATATTAATTAAAAACCTCTGATCTGTCAGAGGTTTTTACACTTTTTTAATATGCAGACACGTATATTGATTTATCCACCAGAGCTTTGGCTCTTGTCTTGATTTTAAAAGGAGATGGGCTGTATCTTGTGTAGTTTATATAAGATAGGCCTTATACAGATATGAAAGTTTTAGTAATCGGTAACGGCGGTCGCGAGCATGCTCTTGCCTACAGAGCCTCCATGTCAGAGCTTGCAGATATTGTATATGTAGCCCCTGGCAATCCAGGTACAGCACTTGAGAACAAGGTTGTAAATGTACCTATCAAGGCTACTGATATTGATGCCCTGCTTAAATTTGCCCTTGATGAGAAAATCGATCTTACCATTGTAGGCCCTGAGGCTCCTTTAGTTTTAGGTGTGGTTGATGCCTTTAAAGCCCATGGTCTTAAGATTTTCGGCCCATCCAAGGCTGCAGCTCAGCTTGAGGGGTCAAAATCCTTTACCAAGGACTTTTTAGCCCGTCACAATATCCCAACTGCAGCCTACAAGGTCTTTAATGACTGCAATGAGGCCAAGGAGTATATAAAGCAGCAGGGTGCCCCTATTGTCATCAAAGCTGACGGTCTTGCAGCAGGCAAAGGCGTTGTTGTAGCCATGAGCGAGCAGGAGGCACTTGATGCTGTTGAGCATATGCTTGAGGATAATGCCTTTGGTGATGCCGGCGCCTCTGTGGTGATTGAGGAGTTTATGGAAGGTGAGGAGGCATCATTTATTGTCATGTCAGACTCTATAAATGCCCTGCCAATGGCCACCTCACAGGATCACAAACGTGTAGGCGACAATGATACAGGTCCAAATACTGGAGGCATGGGAGCCTACTCACCTGCCCCATGTGTCACAGATGAGGTTTACAAGAAGGTAATGGAGCGCATCATCAACCCTACATTAAAGGGCATGAGAGATGATGGCATTCCATACTTTGGTTTCCTCTATGCGGGTTTAATGATTGACAAGAACGGCGATCCTAGAGTAGTTGAGTTTAACTGCCGCTTTGGCGATCCTGAGACACAGCCTATTATGCTGCGTATGCAATCAGATCTGGTCAAACTCTGTCTGTGCGGTACACAGGAGGGCGGTCTTGCCAATGAGGAAGTTAAATACGACCCACGCTTTGCCTTAGGTGTAGTACTTGCAGCCCAAAACTATCCTGAGTCTCCAAAGACAGGTGATGTAATCACAGGTCTTGATACTGTTGAGAGTGACACCAAGATCTTCCAGGCCGGTACTGCTCTAAAGGACAATCAGATTGTAACCTCAGGCGGCCGTGTGCTGTGTGTAACCGCCCTTGGCGAGAGTGTACAGCAGGCCCGTGACAGAGCCTACAGCCTTATTAACAAGGTTAAATTTGACGGTATGTTCTATAGAAGCGACATTGCCCACAGAGCCTTGAACAGAAAATAGGGCATAGCCAGTAAAGATACTCAAGATCCTGATTTTATCAGGATCTTTTTTTACCTGTACTTATATACTCGTCACACAGAGAGTGCAGCTCATCTGCAAGCTCAATACCAATATTTGACACAAAGCCATTGATACCAAGACGGATTAGGTTGTGCACCAGCTCACTGTCTCTTTTAGCCGCGGCAATTAGTTCAAACATGGCCACCTGAAAGTTGACCTCATTGTCAACACGCTCATCCTCGCGCAGTGTATCTTCATCCACATCATCCTCATAATCCATCTGCACCAGGCGCAGTACACCTGACATAGAGGTACGTGAGGCAATTTCAGCTTCATTGCCCTCGTGCATAATAATGGCATCAAAGGCGGCAGTTAGAGTCAGAGCGCTATCTAGAGCATACATATCGCCAAGTGAATAGTCATCATCATTTATATCTGGCGTAAAAGGTGTAAAGACATCAAGAGTCTGCTCTAAATCAATGTGATTGAATTTTTCCTGATGAAAGTGCCAGAGAGTTTTTAAACAGTAGTTGAACTCACTAAGGCCCCCCACGTTTTTCTGCTGGGCATACAGAGCAAAATTTGGCAGCATACGCTGGCAGAGCACCAGGGCAAAAAGAGACTGACGCCATGGACTCATTTTTTTTAATTTTGGA
Encoded here:
- the pgm gene encoding phosphoglucomutase (alpha-D-glucose-1,6-bisphosphate-dependent), whose protein sequence is MALHEFAGKKARDEDLTNIPRLMAAYYLNCPDMENPEEQVSFGTSGHRGTSLNGSFTETHILAISQAIAEYRTKEGITGPLFIGMDTHALSEAALATAIEVLGANGVELRVEKDHGYTPTPSISHAILTYNRGRTAGLADGIVITPSHNPPCDGGFKYNPTDGGPAGTEITSWVQDRANELIKNNLNGVKRIPYAKAVKLSNVKEHDMLGEYIDDLGSVLDLEAISKSGISIGVDPLGGSGLFYWDRIADKYKLNIKVVNYKVDPTFSFMCLDKDGKIRMDCSSPYAMAGLIALKDNFDIAFGNDPDYDRHGIVCHSGLMNPNHYLSAAINYIYTHRDNWPAGAMVGKTVVSSSMMNRVAEGLGRKAYEVPVGFKWFVPGLFDGSLAFGCEESAGASFLRKDGSVWTTDKDGIIAALLSAEILAVTGKDPAEHYKALTDKYGAPLYNRVDAPANAKQKAVLKKLDPKAVEASTLAGEEIVEKLTCASGNGAEIGGLKVVTKNGWFAARPSGTENIYKIYMESFKDPEHLEAIEKEATEIVDAALKKAGA
- a CDS encoding HU family DNA-binding protein, with the protein product MNKSQLIEEIAKRSGLTQAGSRRALDALLETIGEALTEGDRVQLVGFGTFKVTERKSREGRNPKTGDVIQIPASKTPSFTAGAELKKVVNGR
- the purH gene encoding bifunctional phosphoribosylaminoimidazolecarboxamide formyltransferase/IMP cyclohydrolase, which translates into the protein MVEPRPIKRALISVSDKTGVLEFARALAERNVEILSTGGTAKLLEENGVAVTEVSDYTTFPEMMDGRLKTLHPMIHGGILGRRGTDEAIMAEHGIKPIDLVCVNLYPFVKTVSDPNCSLEKAIENIDIGGPTMVRAAAKNHKDVAIVVNAADYGSIIECMDKNNMSLTYEMRFDLAIKAYEHTAAYDGAIANYFGLKAPDYGIDDGAQRHFPRTINMQFVKLQNMRYGENPHQNAAFYRDVNASEASIATAVQLQGKELSYNNIADTDAAIECVREFDAPCCVIVKHANPCGVAIDNDLTTAYKKAFACDSESAFGGIIAFNRTLDGATAKAIVDNQFCEVIVAPDVTDEAIEAVAVKKNIRLLKTGSLDEHHKRMDMKRVNGGLLVQDADIATVALDDLEVVTECKPSKDELDELLFAWKVCKYTKSNAIVYTKDKMTVGIGCGQTSRVFSARIAKLRAADASLSLEGACLASDAFFPFRDSIDEAAKAGIKCIIQPGGSIRDQEVIDAANEHGIAMVFTRMRHFRH
- the purD gene encoding phosphoribosylamine--glycine ligase, with amino-acid sequence MKVLVIGNGGREHALAYRASMSELADIVYVAPGNPGTALENKVVNVPIKATDIDALLKFALDEKIDLTIVGPEAPLVLGVVDAFKAHGLKIFGPSKAAAQLEGSKSFTKDFLARHNIPTAAYKVFNDCNEAKEYIKQQGAPIVIKADGLAAGKGVVVAMSEQEALDAVEHMLEDNAFGDAGASVVIEEFMEGEEASFIVMSDSINALPMATSQDHKRVGDNDTGPNTGGMGAYSPAPCVTDEVYKKVMERIINPTLKGMRDDGIPYFGFLYAGLMIDKNGDPRVVEFNCRFGDPETQPIMLRMQSDLVKLCLCGTQEGGLANEEVKYDPRFALGVVLAAQNYPESPKTGDVITGLDTVESDTKIFQAGTALKDNQIVTSGGRVLCVTALGESVQQARDRAYSLINKVKFDGMFYRSDIAHRALNRK
- a CDS encoding DUF416 family protein, which encodes MIFGEKFYPKLKKMSPWRQSLFALVLCQRMLPNFALYAQQKNVGGLSEFNYCLKTLWHFHQEKFNHIDLEQTLDVFTPFTPDINDDDYSLGDMYALDSALTLTAAFDAIIMHEGNEAEIASRTSMSGVLRLVQMDYEDDVDEDTLREDERVDNEVNFQVAMFELIAAAKRDSELVHNLIRLGINGFVSNIGIELADELHSLCDEYISTGKKRS